The DNA region GGGAAGTTACAAGACGCTGGAATAAAAAAGACTTGACAGGTTGGATTTGATCTTTGGATGTCACGATCTTTTACACCAGGAGGGCTCTTACTTCTTGGTTTGTGGGACTGGCTTGGACTTGGGCTAAACCTTTAAACTGTTTGAACTTTATATCATCCTCGGTTGTGCTACCACTGGACATCCAGAGGGTCCTGACGGCTTTACCCTTTAGACTATAGAGCCTCTTTCCTGCTGAATAAAAAAACCTACTAACACCCGCTCACATATGGCTTTTGTATCaaaatgggaaaggttacaatcggcaTTCACAAATGAGTCTTCCATCTAATCTTTGCCCCTGTTATGGCGACATGCAATGAGGGGCTGACACAAAATACAGTCCATCTCCACCCCAGCAGCACTCGAACATCGATCCAAATTTAGTCCgcaccaagtttgaaagagagactgaatatgTGTGAAATTTTCATTGGTGTCAATACTGCTTTCTGGAGTTTTCCaaacctgttttccagccttCCTGTGATGTTGACACGCCggtaaaaagaaacagaaagaaacacacagtgtACACGGCTCTAGTCTACTGGCAAAGGGAAAGGAGTCTAACACCTACTAATTTTGTTGGCAAAGGAGTGTTAGATATTTATCTCTCCTACACTCTCCCAGTTATGGATACACAGGGTGGTCCATACCTCAACAAGAGGGCCCTCTGCTCACCTCTGGGTGCTGCCCGCCTCTGTCAGCTGGCCATGGGCTGTGCTGTGATTGCGATGGTGACCCACAGTGCCGGCTACAGCGGTTCACAAGGCGTGTTCTGTATGGCGGCCTGGTGCTTCTGCTTCACCATGACGGTTGTAGTGTTCTTCCTGGACGCCACTCGTCTCCACAGCTGCCTGAGGATATCCTGGGACAACCTCACCGTCACATGTGCTGCCTTCGCAACACTCATGTAAGTCACATGTTCAGGTGTTCCTCTGATcctcagtttgtggtgctgatGTTCAAACAAAATTGGCATAtgaggtgctttcacacctttTTCATTTGGGGAAGAAAGTGTTCAGCCTGGTGAGTGCATAAGAACGATGGGAAGGTTACACTTTCACTTCCTCCTTCATCACCTCCATTCAACAAATGTGTGTCCAAAAATTCcactagagctgcaacaattaatgaATTATTCAATTTGTTGCCAACTATTAAATGAATCGCCAGAAAATTTGATGACTGATTCATCAgttgtagtctttttttttttgagaaggacaagtcaaaattctctgattcaaACTTTTAGATGTGAATAtgttcaggtttctttgctccTCTGTGAATATAAACTGAATATcattgggttgtggacaaaacaagacatttcaggatgccattttggattttgggaaACAATGGgaaacattttctgacatttcatagaccaaagtaatcagttaatcaagaaaataacccacagattaatcaatagtgaaaataaaagaTAGTTGCAGCTCTACAATCCACTATTCAAATTCAGTGCAAAGATTCTTTGACTCTTTGACTTCTATTATTAGACATAAACCAAACCAAGCTTTTAATTATATAGGCCATATAAATAACTTGTTAATCCTAAGTATACTGAACACTAGTACTGTGTTGCACCAAAGTTAGGTTACAAAGATTTACAAACATCTTAATATAGTTTTGAGCTACAACGTTAAATGTAGTAATTACCATATTTTCATTGGTTGTGGACGGACAGAAATTGTAAAAAGGTCCAACATGTAATACCTGGACACATGCTCCAAACTAATACAGGGCTGCATTTCACCTCCAAGCCAACtagtacaataaaataaactcacaaaatTTAAAGAAAGTTAATATTCTTACACctattttccttattaaacccgaaaaatacaaccacacacattctgaattcaagtttctctTTCACTAAACTAAGCCTCGACAAAATATGCCCGTGCAACACTTCTACACTTCTTTGGAGGCAGACCATTAAATTTGcaaaatgaaatgacaaaaatcacaaaacatCTGATGGAAAAAGTGAGCCACTAGCCAGACAAGGCAAAAAGGACAGTGAATATTAGACTAACATTTATCAGGTGGACACAACTCTCAATGAATGCTAATATTGTCTAATGTATATAGTTGATACACATTATATTTTGGGTTTTTTATAATTAAGTTATCACACGGTGCTACAGAATAAGATGAGTATTTCAGCAGTAATAATTCCACATTGTTATTTTGGACTTACAGAATTAATTCATATTACTACATATAGTAATTATTCCTTTATAATTCATAGCacttttgatcttttttttttaattaattttcatgTGTACCATTAAGTTGCTATTTTATGTCCTCTTAGCCTCAAGTGAGAGTAACTGTAGTTCCTACCtgatatcctcctgagactgtaacgttttttttgttatgtatttctaatttctcctagctatttagGATTAGTAGAACCTGATAgttataaaaaactaaacacttttaatgataataaagtctcaGTGTCCCCAAACGAGTGCTTtctaattaacagcatcttacCTTGTTACTGCAGctaaaatttgccaaatctgtATGACATATCATagtattaatgtttttaatcataaaaaaacaagtttcaaccattacATGTGATTAACTTTTGGACCTTGTCTACTTTTGTGTTGcgattggctgcagactgacttggcagagatggctgccatcttgttttaacatggattagtgtattgtggtcttaGTACCACTAGATAGCACAAAatagtgtccacaaatgaggccTCAGTAAAGCAGAATGAAGTACAAGGTCCAGTaaaccaaaatgtaatgtcctcatatgaggacacagggtctcaggaggatattgtTTTGCGAGGTAGCCTACAGGTGTAACAGACTAACAGAAGATTTAGAGTGAAGCTGGATGTATGCTGTGTTGCCATATTTTGGTGTGAATTAAAGAGGATAAACTGTCGCCTGCTTATTAGGCACAAGCCTGTAGGTGTGGAGAATGCCACCAAACAAGACAGTAGTGTTACCTGTCTGCTGGAGGTGTAAATAAAGCACTGTTAGCTTACAGGTTCAAGTTCACCATATAAACTTTTTCaagtgataatatgtcagtgttggtgtgctgcccccaagtggccattaaagACCAATCAGTACAGATATTTGTACAAAAAGGACTGTAGTTTAAGGTCCACCTACGAGCTTTTTCAGACCTTTCAGCTGCATCTCATGGTTTATTTTACTTCACGTTGACACTCCAGATGTTTTTTCCTGGTGTGACGACATCATATTTATATTCATGTTTGTCTGTCTTGTTCTTCTTCAGGTACGTGACCGCCTCTGTGGTCTACCCGCTCTTCTTTGTCCGATCTGAGTGCCCCTATGCCGGTTGCGATGTCCGAAACTTCCGCATCGCTGTGACTGTCTGCTCCATCCTGGGTACTCTGGCCTACGGGGCTGAGGTGGCCTTGTGCCGAGCCAGGCCAGGCCAAGTTGTAGTGGGCTACATGTCCACTGTCTCTGGCCTCCTCAAAGTCGTTCAGGGCTTTGTGGCCTGCATCATCTTTGGAGCTCTGGCCAATGGGAGCGAGTATAACCGTTATGCCGCCACAATATTCTGCGTTGCCGTCTACGCTTTCTGCTTTGCTGTGACTGCAGTGGTGGTCTTCATAACTGTGTGTGGACGTACAAAGGCTGTGCGCTGCATGCCCTTTGACCGCTTCGTGGTGGTGTGCACCCTCCTGGAAGTTCTGCTCTACCTGAGTGCATCAGTGGTATGGCCAGTGTTCTGCTTTGACACAAAATACGGCTCTCCATGGAGACCGTCATCGTGCCCTCAGGGGAAGTGTCCATGGGACAGCAAGGTTGTGGTGACAGTGTTCTCCTTTGTCAACTTTGGACTGTATTTGGCAGACCTGATTTACTCCCAGAGGCTACAATTTGTCTCCTCGCGTGTGCCCACTAACTCACGAGTGTAGCAGCATATAGAAgcatattattataataatggCTTAACAGGTTTAAGTTATTAATCTACTTCACTGTTCATGATTTTGTTCATGCatttatttgatatttaaagtgacaggaaacactgaTGTGGAGAGATGGTTGTGAGTCAGATATCCCAGGTGCCCAGGCACCCCAAATTCAATGTGAAAGCACTGTGGAATGTGAACAATTTTAACACTCTGTCCCCTCTGCCACACCCCACTGAGGTGACACCCCATCTCTTTAACTCACCCTTTCTGCCCTCTGATAGATTTTGGGAGAACAGCCAGCCTCACCCAAGCAGCCAGGGCCCATTGGTATGTCCTGCCAATTCCTGATAAACCAAGACACTCACACTATTCTTGACCTACAGCacgacacactcacacagacacacacacactcacatactcGCTGCTTATATTGCTGCTCAAATAATACATAAAGTCTTGTATATAAATAGTAAATCTGGCATTGGCATCTGTGGCATCCCTGTCATCTGCAAGCCCCTCACCAGCGATCTACGGACATTACCCTGGCTGCCAAAAATAAACACGAGCTGTCTGTGCTCATATTAAAGCAGTGAGACAGCATTTATAAGAGGCTGTAGTCTTTAAAGCTCTCTATGAAATGCTTCCTTCAGtctatgataaaaaaaaaagtagagcCCATTTCCCAAAGTCCAATGTTAAGATGACCTGCAGTTTGATTACCACGTTATTCATAATTGCGCAATCTGaacatgtgtcagtgtgaccGAGGAATGTTTGCACATTAACACAGAGGATGAAAAGTGACCTAACATGTTCTAAACAGCAGGTCAAATGCAAAAAACGAACAAACATCTATTTCCATTTTACTACAGATACACTGGCAGGAACAAATGATTACTGTGGTTAGATTTCCTAATAATATAAAACTACTCAGAGATAGTTTGACATAAACTTAAAGCTAATCAAGATTTTTATATTCACAATACATCAAATGATTCTTTATAGATGAGAGGTTTCGCTAATAGTGACAAACATACAGATACTAGTTTTTACCAACTCAGCTCTacagagcattttagcatctttcagctccttgttttggttttacagcctgtaactttattgttttgattCACTCTTCCTGCTCTCATGGCGTTGTTTTCAGCCACATTGGGCAGCAGCGTGATAAAGCTCTAAAAACTTACTGTGTTCTGTCAAGCAccagacagaacacagacacCGTTAGCAGCTAGTAGataaacacagtggagcatttagcagctaaagcgacatactgtatatttcctTAAGGAAtgggtggagaccaaaaacagagctaaaagagagtgaatattgaacTAAGAGTGGTCTGTTGatcagaaacacaactccaaatgaatgcatATATTGCTCCTTATCTGCTGGACGTGCaaataggcaactgtttgctaaaaCGTTCGCACAGCCTGTTCCCATttccaactcatcaaatactgccgctttgtcagcGATAGCGGCATCATATACCAAAGCACAGAGGCACCTTTCGCGGCAGTATGATATGCAGCAAGCACCACCAAACTCGTCACAtgccactgctttgtcagtggatgcCAGGTGCTGAggg from Epinephelus fuscoguttatus linkage group LG3, E.fuscoguttatus.final_Chr_v1 includes:
- the LOC125886345 gene encoding myeloid-associated differentiation marker-like protein 2, translated to MDTQGGPYLNKRALCSPLGAARLCQLAMGCAVIAMVTHSAGYSGSQGVFCMAAWCFCFTMTVVVFFLDATRLHSCLRISWDNLTVTCAAFATLMYVTASVVYPLFFVRSECPYAGCDVRNFRIAVTVCSILGTLAYGAEVALCRARPGQVVVGYMSTVSGLLKVVQGFVACIIFGALANGSEYNRYAATIFCVAVYAFCFAVTAVVVFITVCGRTKAVRCMPFDRFVVVCTLLEVLLYLSASVVWPVFCFDTKYGSPWRPSSCPQGKCPWDSKVVVTVFSFVNFGLYLADLIYSQRLQFVSSRVPTNSRV